A window of the Azospirillum formosense genome harbors these coding sequences:
- a CDS encoding glutathione peroxidase, which yields MPTTRNAARTAAGILSAVLMLSAAIPGAAASDALDWAALPLPSIDGGTLAPDAFRGKAVLVVNTASQCGYTGQYEGLQKLWAGRRDRGLVVLGVPSNDFGGQEPGSNAQVASFCELNYGVDFPLMEKQSVTGPQAHPLYRWAAAVTGPQGVPRWNFHKILIGRDGRLVEWFGSPVAPESATLTAAVDKALAQPAPGPAPGP from the coding sequence ATGCCAACGACCCGTAATGCCGCCCGAACCGCCGCCGGGATTCTGTCCGCCGTCCTGATGCTGTCCGCGGCCATCCCCGGTGCGGCGGCGTCCGACGCGCTCGACTGGGCGGCGCTGCCACTGCCGTCCATCGACGGCGGCACGCTCGCGCCCGATGCCTTCCGGGGCAAGGCGGTGCTGGTTGTCAACACGGCGTCGCAATGCGGCTACACCGGCCAGTATGAGGGGCTGCAAAAGCTCTGGGCCGGACGGCGCGACCGCGGGCTGGTCGTCCTGGGCGTGCCGAGCAACGATTTCGGCGGGCAGGAGCCCGGCAGCAACGCCCAGGTCGCGTCCTTCTGCGAACTCAACTACGGCGTCGATTTTCCCCTGATGGAAAAGCAGTCCGTCACCGGACCGCAGGCCCACCCGCTCTACCGTTGGGCGGCGGCGGTCACCGGGCCGCAGGGCGTGCCGCGCTGGAACTTCCACAAGATCCTGATCGGCCGCGACGGGCGGCTGGTGGAATGGTTCGGCAGCCCGGTGGCTCCGGAGTCCGCCACCCTGACGGCGGCCGTGGACAAGGCGCTGGCGCAACCTGCGCCGGGGCCCGCGCCGGGGCCGTGA
- a CDS encoding DUF3429 domain-containing protein — MDALSFDARRAKVVRLLSYGGLIPFVGGAALAWMAEGVAQAVVVRAVVVYAVSILSFIGAIHWGRILAGQDRAGQDNAAQDGAGQDGETSGSAWLVWGVAPSLLGWGATLLPSGLTIPALILSFFLAWAVDRSAASDGRYPRWFGTLRTRLTIVVCLTLAALIPLGA; from the coding sequence ATGGACGCGCTGTCCTTCGATGCGCGCCGCGCCAAGGTCGTCCGGCTGCTGTCCTACGGCGGGCTGATTCCCTTCGTCGGCGGCGCCGCGCTGGCCTGGATGGCGGAGGGCGTCGCGCAGGCCGTCGTGGTTCGGGCCGTGGTCGTCTACGCGGTGTCGATCCTGTCCTTCATCGGCGCCATCCACTGGGGCCGCATTCTCGCGGGACAGGATAGGGCGGGCCAGGATAATGCGGCCCAGGATGGGGCGGGGCAAGACGGCGAGACGAGCGGGTCGGCGTGGCTGGTCTGGGGAGTGGCGCCGTCGCTGCTGGGGTGGGGCGCCACCCTGCTGCCGTCCGGGCTGACGATTCCGGCGCTGATCCTGTCCTTCTTTCTCGCCTGGGCAGTGGACCGCAGCGCCGCGTCGGACGGGCGCTATCCGCGCTGGTTCGGCACGCTGCGGACCCGTCTGACCATTGTCGTCTGCCTGACGCTCGCCGCGCTCATCCCGCTTGGGGCATGA
- the dusA gene encoding tRNA dihydrouridine(20/20a) synthase DusA yields MPAIALSVAPMMDWTDRHCRTFHRLLSKNTLLYTEMVTTGAVLHGDRERLLGYDAAEHPVALQLGGSDPAELAACARIAEEWGYDEVNLNVGCPSDRVQSGRFGACLMAEPDLVARLVGAMREAVSIPVTVKSRIAIDAMEEWPTLDNFVRTVSAAGCTHFIVHARKAWLKGLSPKENRDIPPLRYDLVHRLKQENPQLTIAINGGIRTLDEAEGHLATLDSVMIGRAAYETPYILADADRRLFGGEPGPDRYAVVEAMAAYAEERMRQGAPLSAITRHMLGLFQGLPGARAWRRHISENAHLPGAGPEVLLKAAALVPRRQAVMPQAG; encoded by the coding sequence ATGCCCGCCATTGCCCTCAGCGTCGCGCCGATGATGGACTGGACGGACCGCCATTGCCGGACCTTCCATCGCCTTCTGTCGAAGAACACGCTGCTCTACACCGAGATGGTGACCACCGGCGCCGTGCTGCACGGCGATCGCGAGCGGCTGCTCGGCTACGACGCGGCGGAGCATCCGGTGGCGCTGCAGCTCGGCGGGTCCGACCCGGCGGAGCTGGCGGCCTGCGCCCGCATCGCCGAGGAGTGGGGCTATGACGAGGTCAACCTGAACGTCGGCTGCCCGAGCGACCGCGTGCAGTCGGGCCGCTTCGGCGCCTGCCTGATGGCCGAGCCCGATCTGGTCGCCCGGCTGGTCGGCGCCATGCGCGAGGCGGTGTCCATCCCCGTCACCGTGAAGTCGCGCATCGCCATCGACGCGATGGAGGAATGGCCGACGCTGGACAACTTCGTCCGCACCGTGTCCGCCGCCGGCTGCACCCACTTCATCGTGCACGCCCGTAAGGCCTGGCTGAAAGGCCTCAGCCCCAAGGAGAACCGGGACATCCCGCCGCTGCGCTACGACCTCGTGCACCGGCTGAAGCAGGAGAACCCGCAGCTCACCATCGCGATCAACGGCGGCATCCGGACCCTGGACGAGGCGGAAGGGCATCTCGCCACGCTGGACAGCGTGATGATCGGGCGCGCCGCCTACGAGACGCCCTACATCCTGGCCGACGCCGACCGCCGCCTGTTCGGCGGGGAGCCCGGCCCCGACCGCTACGCGGTGGTCGAGGCGATGGCCGCCTACGCCGAGGAGCGGATGCGCCAGGGGGCGCCGCTGTCGGCGATCACCCGGCACATGCTGGGGCTGTTCCAGGGCCTGCCGGGCGCCCGCGCGTGGCGCCGCCACATCAGCGAGAACGCCCACCTTCCCGGCGCCGGGCCGGAGGTGCTGCTGAAGGCCGCCGCGCTGGTGCCGCGCCGCCAAGCGGTCATGCCCCAAGCGGGATGA
- the hexR gene encoding transcriptional regulator HexR yields MLQPVNILDHIRGRLPGLKRSEAQVADMVLAEPQKVLGQSITVLAQAAGVSEATVVRFCRSIGCAGFPDFKLRLAEGQARGTPFVSQDVAPDDETPTVARKIFSSAAAALNDAAGALDMAAVSHAVELLADASSILCIGTGASAVVAEDAAHKFMRFGMAAQASADPMMVRMLAVNLGARGVLLAISNTGRTIMVTELAQMARDLGIPVVAITAPGSPLAAVSSVAIGHTPVEDAEIYTPMASRLVHLAIIDVLSTGVALKLGAEARHHLAKVKAVLSGTRSSHGKPARSRHRA; encoded by the coding sequence ATGCTCCAGCCGGTGAACATCCTCGATCACATCCGCGGCCGCCTGCCGGGGTTGAAGCGTTCCGAGGCCCAGGTCGCCGACATGGTTCTGGCCGAGCCGCAGAAGGTCCTGGGGCAGAGCATCACCGTGCTGGCCCAGGCCGCCGGGGTCAGCGAGGCGACCGTCGTCCGCTTTTGCCGCAGCATCGGCTGCGCCGGCTTTCCGGATTTCAAGCTGCGGCTGGCCGAGGGGCAGGCCCGCGGCACCCCCTTCGTCAGCCAGGACGTGGCGCCGGACGACGAGACTCCGACCGTCGCGCGAAAAATCTTTTCATCCGCCGCCGCCGCCCTGAACGACGCGGCCGGCGCGCTGGACATGGCGGCCGTCTCCCACGCGGTGGAACTGCTGGCCGACGCCTCCAGCATCCTGTGCATCGGCACCGGCGCCTCGGCGGTGGTGGCGGAGGACGCGGCGCACAAGTTCATGCGCTTCGGCATGGCGGCGCAGGCCAGCGCCGATCCGATGATGGTCCGCATGCTGGCGGTCAATCTGGGCGCGCGCGGCGTTCTGCTGGCGATCTCCAACACCGGGCGCACGATCATGGTGACGGAACTGGCGCAGATGGCCCGCGACCTGGGGATTCCGGTCGTCGCGATCACCGCGCCGGGCTCGCCGCTGGCCGCGGTGTCGTCGGTCGCCATCGGCCACACCCCGGTCGAGGACGCGGAGATCTACACGCCGATGGCCTCCCGCCTCGTCCATCTGGCGATCATCGACGTGCTGTCCACCGGGGTTGCCCTGAAGCTCGGCGCCGAGGCCCGGCACCATCTGGCCAAGGTCAAGGCCGTGCTGTCCGGCACCCGCTCCTCCCACGGCAAGCCCGCCCGAAGCCGCCATCGGGCATAG
- a CDS encoding TRAP transporter small permease produces MKRVVEALEMVTEWIMALMLAVMVALVFGNVVLRYGFNSGIVAAEELARLMFVWLVFLGATLALRRNQHLGLDILQSRLPARARRACAVISHLLMIYALWLFIEGSWFQLLIGMETRSTVLSFPMAFYAAAGFFPAIAMALTILANLWKILSGDATAHIPGNGDPHGVTAPQGGAIAEH; encoded by the coding sequence ATGAAGCGCGTGGTGGAAGCGCTGGAGATGGTCACCGAATGGATCATGGCGCTGATGCTCGCCGTGATGGTGGCGCTGGTCTTCGGCAACGTGGTTCTGCGGTACGGCTTCAACAGCGGCATCGTCGCCGCCGAGGAGCTGGCCCGCCTGATGTTCGTCTGGCTGGTCTTCCTGGGGGCCACGCTGGCGCTGCGCCGCAACCAGCATCTCGGGCTGGACATCCTCCAGTCGCGTCTGCCGGCCCGCGCCCGCCGCGCCTGCGCCGTGATCAGCCATCTGCTGATGATCTACGCGCTCTGGCTGTTCATCGAGGGCAGCTGGTTCCAGCTCCTGATCGGGATGGAGACGCGCTCCACCGTGCTCAGCTTCCCCATGGCCTTCTACGCCGCCGCGGGTTTCTTCCCGGCGATCGCCATGGCGCTGACGATCCTCGCCAACCTCTGGAAAATCCTGTCGGGCGACGCGACGGCGCACATCCCCGGCAACGGCGACCCCCACGGCGTCACCGCCCCGCAGGGCGGCGCCATCGCCGAGCATTGA